A portion of the Luxibacter massiliensis genome contains these proteins:
- a CDS encoding ABC transporter permease → MKNKENNRIIAGAGIVAKQAGLILVALILATVFLWVSGYEPFAIVNGIIEGMTVDVAGTIRWATPLALAGLAICVTYKAEVFNLGVDGQLYMGAAAATAVAVNIPSSMNQGLSLLIIFLAAMLAGALFALIPALMKVYLDTNEVVSTLLLNFIAALFVEYLVTGPLRDPKAGTNLNASAVLSENTWLPRIAYFEPSSANIGFYIAVIVMVILTFIFYKTAFGHEIKIVGSNPVLAKYSGMKPKKTILQVMALSGAIGGIIGAVEVTAVQHRLLAGFNPDFGMDGIVVSLLANNNPIGVLFSGLFFGALRNGGINMERITDVPSAVTDIVTAIIFITISAQFVLPKFKKLIYTKKEKVKEGR, encoded by the coding sequence ATGAAGAATAAAGAGAATAACAGAATAATTGCGGGGGCCGGCATTGTAGCAAAGCAGGCGGGACTGATTTTAGTCGCATTGATTTTGGCTACAGTATTCCTCTGGGTGTCTGGCTATGAGCCATTTGCTATCGTAAACGGCATTATAGAGGGGATGACAGTGGACGTTGCCGGGACGATACGGTGGGCAACCCCTTTGGCACTTGCCGGACTGGCTATCTGTGTTACATATAAGGCGGAAGTATTCAACCTGGGAGTAGACGGCCAGCTTTATATGGGGGCAGCCGCCGCAACTGCTGTGGCGGTCAACATTCCCTCATCTATGAACCAGGGACTCTCACTTCTCATCATCTTTCTTGCAGCCATGCTTGCAGGTGCGCTCTTTGCACTGATTCCGGCCTTGATGAAGGTATATTTGGACACAAATGAAGTGGTGTCCACATTACTTTTAAACTTTATTGCGGCCCTGTTTGTAGAATATCTTGTGACAGGCCCCCTGCGGGATCCTAAGGCGGGCACAAACTTGAATGCAAGCGCAGTTTTGAGTGAAAATACGTGGCTTCCGCGTATTGCGTATTTTGAGCCGTCTTCCGCTAATATTGGGTTTTATATTGCGGTTATTGTTATGGTGATACTGACATTTATATTTTATAAAACTGCCTTTGGCCATGAAATCAAGATCGTAGGGTCTAATCCCGTGCTTGCCAAATATTCTGGGATGAAGCCAAAAAAAACAATTCTGCAGGTTATGGCCTTAAGCGGCGCTATTGGCGGAATCATAGGTGCCGTGGAGGTTACGGCTGTGCAGCACCGCCTGCTTGCCGGGTTTAATCCTGACTTTGGGATGGATGGCATTGTGGTATCCCTGCTTGCAAACAATAATCCCATTGGAGTATTGTTTTCCGGCCTGTTTTTCGGCGCGCTGAGAAATGGCGGCATTAATATGGAGCGTATTACAGATGTGCCGTCGGCTGTGACAGATATTGTGACGGCAATTATATTCATTACAATCAGCGCACAGTTTGTGCTTCCCAAATTTAAGAAACTCATATATACAAAAAAGGAAAAAGTAAAGGAGGGAAGATAG